The Catenulispora sp. GP43 nucleotide sequence CGACGCAGCGTTTTGAGGTGAGACCGCCTCAGGGCTCCAGCGCCTCGTCCACCCTCAGCACATCCACCACCGCGGACCGCCCCGCCGGCGCCGTCGTCACCATCTCGTACACCGCCAGCAGGTCGGTGGCCACCACCGACCAGTCGTAGCGCCGCACCGCCAGCGACGCGGCCGCCGACAGCCGCTCGCGCTCGGCGGCGTCCTCCAGGAGCTCGATCGCGTCCTTGGCCAGGGCCTGGGCGTCGCCGGTGGGGAACATCCGGCCGACCGCGCCGCCCTCCAGGACCAGGCCGAACGCGTCCAGGTCGCTGGCCAGCACCGGGGCGCCGGCCGACATGGCCTCGACCAGGATGATGCCGAAGCTCTCGCCGCCGAGGTTGGGGGCGACGTACACGTCCACGCTGGACAGCAGGCGCGCCTTGTCCACGTCGGACAGCCGGCCCAGGAACTCCACCTGGCCGCGCACGTCCTCCGGCAGCAGCGCCTCGGCCTCCTCGATGTCGCCGCCGCCGAGCACGAGCAGCCGGACGCCGGGCCGCGCGGCCGCGATCTCCGGGAACGCCGCCAGGAGCGTGGGCAGGCCCTTGCGCTCCTCCAGGCGGCCGATGAAGGCCAGCGTGCCGCCCTGGCCGGGCTGCGTCTGCCATTCGGCCTTGGGCTCGGCGCGCTCGTAGAAGCCGACGTCCACGCCGTTGGGGATCACCACCGCGTCGCCGCCCAGGTGCTCGACCAGCGTGCGCCGCGCGTATTCGGACACCGCGATGCGGGCGCTGATCTTCTCCAGCGTGGGCTGCAGGATCGGGTAGGCGACCGTCATCGCGCGCGAGCGCGGGTTGGCGGTGTGGAAGGTGGCGACGATCGGCCCGGAGCCGGCCCAGCAGGCCAGCATCGACAGGCTCGGCGAGGACGGCTCGTGGACGTGCAGCACGTCGAAGGCGCCGTCGTGCAGCCAGCGCCGGACCCGGGCGGCGGACAGGAAGCCGAAGTTCACGCGCGCCACCGAGCCGTTGTACGGCACCGGCACCGCGCGGCCGGCGTGCGTGACGTAGTCCGGCAGCGCGGCCTCGTCGTCGGCCGGGGCCAGCACCGAGACCTCGTGGCCCAGCCGGATCAGGTGCACGGCCAGGTCCCGGACGTGGTTCTGCACGCCGCCGGGGATGTCCCACGCGTAGGGGCAGACCACGCCGATCCTCACGGCGCCTCCTGCGCCGAGGGCTCCGCGAGCGCCGCAGACTCGGCAGACGCCGTGGGCTCCGTAGGCTCCGTGACTTCCGTGGGCTTCGTAGGCTCCGCAGGTGCCGCAGGTGCCGCAGGTGCCGCAGGTGCCGCAGGTGCCGCAGGTGCCGCAGGTGCCGCAGACTCGGCAGACTCCGCGGGCTCCGGCACCGCCGCCTTCGCCTTGGGCGCCTTGGCCGGGTCCAGGTCGGCGAGGAAGAACTTCTGCATCATGTGCCAGTCCGCCGGATGCGCGGCGATGCCGGCGGCGTAGTTGTCGGCGAGCTGCTGGCTCATCACGGCCACCTTCTCGGGCCGCTTGCCGTCCTCCGGGACCGGGATCTCGGGGCGCACCCGCACGCTCATCCGACCATACGACGGATACCAGAGCTGCACCGGCAGCAGCACCGCCCCGGTCTGCACCGCCAGCGCCGCCGGCCCGGCCGCGATCCGCGTGGCCTCCCCGAACATCGTCACCTGCGCGCCGCTGGCGCTCAGGTCACGGTCGGCGACCAGCGCCACCGGCTTGCCGGCCCGCAGCCGCCGGGCCAGCGTGCCGAACACCGAGGGGCCCCCGTCGTGCGGCAGCACCTCCATGCCCAGTCCGCGCCGGTAGTCCAGGAACTTCTCGGCCACCGACTCCGGCTTCAGGTGCTCAGCGACGGTGGTGAAGCCCTGGCCCATGTAGTTCACGAGCCACATGCCGGCGTGGTCGTAGTTGCCGGTGTGGCCCAGCGCCATGATCACGCCGCGTCCGGAGTCCAGCGCGTCCTGCAGACGCTTGATGTCCTCGGCGGGGAAGTCGACGCTGTCCATGATCCGCTCGCGGCTCCACGTCGGAGCGCGGAACTG carries:
- a CDS encoding glycosyltransferase family 4 protein, whose protein sequence is MRIGVVCPYAWDIPGGVQNHVRDLAVHLIRLGHEVSVLAPADDEAALPDYVTHAGRAVPVPYNGSVARVNFGFLSAARVRRWLHDGAFDVLHVHEPSSPSLSMLACWAGSGPIVATFHTANPRSRAMTVAYPILQPTLEKISARIAVSEYARRTLVEHLGGDAVVIPNGVDVGFYERAEPKAEWQTQPGQGGTLAFIGRLEERKGLPTLLAAFPEIAAARPGVRLLVLGGGDIEEAEALLPEDVRGQVEFLGRLSDVDKARLLSSVDVYVAPNLGGESFGIILVEAMSAGAPVLASDLDAFGLVLEGGAVGRMFPTGDAQALAKDAIELLEDAAERERLSAAASLAVRRYDWSVVATDLLAVYEMVTTAPAGRSAVVDVLRVDEALEP
- a CDS encoding phosphatidylinositol mannoside acyltransferase is translated as MNGESGKERLVSWGYGAAWTAVKLLPERTAYRVFDLIADRLWARRGGQVRQLEKNLARVLGKDTPEAQLREMSRKGMRSALRQYCEQFRAPTWSRERIMDSVDFPAEDIKRLQDALDSGRGVIMALGHTGNYDHAGMWLVNYMGQGFTTVAEHLKPESVAEKFLDYRRGLGMEVLPHDGGPSVFGTLARRLRAGKPVALVADRDLSASGAQVTMFGEATRIAAGPAALAVQTGAVLLPVQLWYPSYGRMSVRVRPEIPVPEDGKRPEKVAVMSQQLADNYAAGIAAHPADWHMMQKFFLADLDPAKAPKAKAAVPEPAESAESAAPAAPAAPAAPAAPAAPAAPAEPTKPTEVTEPTEPTASAESAALAEPSAQEAP